In endosymbiont of unidentified scaly snail isolate Monju, the following are encoded in one genomic region:
- the gatC gene encoding Asp-tRNA(Asn)/Glu-tRNA(Gln) amidotransferase subunit GatC has translation MSLSSDDVHKIAHLARLAVSDEEAEALRRDLSNILGLVEQMAAVDTSAIEPMAHPLAMHQRLRPDEVTESDRRDLYLRNAPAAENGLFLVPRVIE, from the coding sequence ATGTCCCTGAGTTCCGACGACGTCCACAAGATCGCCCACCTGGCCCGCCTGGCGGTGAGCGACGAGGAGGCCGAGGCGCTGCGCCGCGACCTGTCCAACATCCTCGGCCTGGTCGAGCAGATGGCGGCGGTGGACACCTCGGCCATCGAGCCCATGGCCCATCCGCTGGCCATGCATCAGCGCCTGCGTCCCGACGAGGTCACCGAGAGCGACCGGCGTGATCTCTACCTGCGCAATGCCCCGGCGGCCGAGAACGGCCTGTTCCTGGTGCCGCGCGTGATCGAGTGA